A window from Balearica regulorum gibbericeps isolate bBalReg1 chromosome 1, bBalReg1.pri, whole genome shotgun sequence encodes these proteins:
- the GPR161 gene encoding G-protein coupled receptor 161 isoform X1, translated as MSSNSSLSNVKGLRNLTTQDDGAVRVTESIAIIVIAIFICLGNLVIVVTLYRKSYLLTLSNKFVFSLTLSNFLLSVLVLPFVVTSSIRREWIFGVVWCNFSALLYMLISSASMLTLGLIAIDRYYAVLYPMVYPMKITGNRAVVALVYVWLHSLIGCLPPLFGWSSLEFDQFKWMCVAAWHKEAGYTAFWQIWCALLPFMVMMICYGFIFRVARIKARKIHCGSVVIVEEDSQRNGRKNSSTSTSSSGSRRNAFQGVVYSANQCKAFITILVVIGAFVITWGPYMVVITSEALWGKNSISPALETLATWLSFSSAICHPLIYGLWNKTVRKELLGMCFGDRYYRESFVQRHRTSRLFSISNRITDLGLSPHLTALMAGGRPLGNSSSTGDTGFSCSQDSGTDAMLLEDYSSDGPHAPHCICPPRRRSSVTFEDEVEQIKGGFREAAKNSVLHVKAEVHKSLDSYASSLARAIEADVKISLFGEDALPGALFPMRTLPGSSMNTRRGVRPHAGQRLQLQSIDEGSI; from the exons ATGAGCAGCAATTCTTCCCTCAGCAATGTGAAGGGCCTGAGGAACCTCACCACGCAGGATGACGGGGCAGTCAGAGTCACAGAGTCCATTGCTATAATCGTCATTGCTATTTTCATCtgtttgggcaacctggtgaTTGTCGTCACTCTCTATCGGAAGTCTTACCTTCTCACGTTGAGCAACAAGTTTGTGTTCAGCCTGACCCTCTCCAACTTTCTGCTCTCTGTACTGGTGCTACCTTTTGTTGTCACCAGCTCCATCAGGCGGGAATGGATCTTCGGAGTTGTTTGGTGCAATTTCTCAGCCCTGCTCTACATGCTGATCAGCTCAGCCAGCATGCTTACTCTTGGACTCATAGCTATAGACCG GTACTATGCTGTCCTTTACCCAATGGTTTACCCGATGAAGATAACAGGCAACAGAGCAGTGGTAGCTCTTGTGTATGTGTGGCTACATTCCCTTAttggctgcctgcctcccctctTTGGCTGGTCGTCTTTGGAGTTTGACCAATTCAAGTGGATGTGTGTGGCGGCCTGGCATAAAGAGGCTGGCTACACCGCCTTTTGGCAGATCTGGTGCGCGTTGCTGCCTTTCATGGTCATGATGATCTGCTATGGATTCATATTCCGTGTGGCAAGGATTAAGGCCCGTAAAATCCACTGTGGTAGCGTCGTCATTGTGGAGGAGGACTCCCAGAGGAATGGGAGGAAAAACTCCAGCACCTCCACATCCTCTTCTGGCAGCAGAAGGAACGCTTTCCAAGGGGTTGTCTACTCAGCCAACCAGTGCAAAGCTTTCATAACCATCTTGGTTGTCATCGGTGCTTTTGTGATTACATGGGGGCCTTACATGGTAGTAATTACATCAGAggcactttggggaaaaaatagtatttcccCTGCCTTGGAGACATTAGCTACGTGGTTGTCCTTTTCCAGTGCCATTTGCCATCCACTAATTTATGGACTGTGGAACAAGACAGTGCGCAAGGAACTGCTAGGAATGTGCTTTGGGGATCGATATTATCGCGAGTCCTTTGTTCAGCGGCATAGGACATCAAGGTTATTCAGTATTTCCAATAGGATCACAG ATTTGGGACTATCTCCTCATCTCACCGCCCTCATGGCAGGTGGGCGGCCAttaggaaacagcagcagcacaggagacaCAGGTTTCAGCTGCTCACAGGATTCAG GAACAGATGCAATGCTTCTTGAAGATTATAGCTCAGATGGCCCTCATGCCCCACACTGCATCTGTCCCCCTCGAAGAAGGAGTTCAGTGACGTTTGAAGATGAAGTAGAGCAAATTAAAGGTGGGTTTAGGG aagctgCAAAGAATTCTGTTCTTCATGTAAAAGCCGAAGTCCATAAATCTCTGGACAGCTATGCATCCAGTTTAGCAAGAGCTATTGAAGCTGATGTGAAAATCAGTTTGTTTGGGGAAGATGCTTTACCAGGAGCTCTGTTCCCTATGCGGACTCTTCCAGGGAGCAGTATGAACACACGGCGTGGCGTCAGGCCCCATGCTGGCCAAAGACTTCAGTTGCAGAGCATCGATGAAGGGAGTATTTGA
- the GPR161 gene encoding G-protein coupled receptor 161 isoform X4, with translation MSSNSSLSNVKGLRNLTTQDDGAVRVTESIAIIVIAIFICLGNLVIVVTLYRKSYLLTLSNKFVFSLTLSNFLLSVLVLPFVVTSSIRREWIFGVVWCNFSALLYMLISSASMLTLGLIAIDRYYAVLYPMVYPMKITGNRAVVALVAICHPLIYGLWNKTVRKELLGMCFGDRYYRESFVQRHRTSRLFSISNRITDLGLSPHLTALMAGGRPLGNSSSTGDTGFSCSQDSGTDAMLLEDYSSDGPHAPHCICPPRRRSSVTFEDEVEQIKGGFREAAKNSVLHVKAEVHKSLDSYASSLARAIEADVKISLFGEDALPGALFPMRTLPGSSMNTRRGVRPHAGQRLQLQSIDEGSI, from the exons ATGAGCAGCAATTCTTCCCTCAGCAATGTGAAGGGCCTGAGGAACCTCACCACGCAGGATGACGGGGCAGTCAGAGTCACAGAGTCCATTGCTATAATCGTCATTGCTATTTTCATCtgtttgggcaacctggtgaTTGTCGTCACTCTCTATCGGAAGTCTTACCTTCTCACGTTGAGCAACAAGTTTGTGTTCAGCCTGACCCTCTCCAACTTTCTGCTCTCTGTACTGGTGCTACCTTTTGTTGTCACCAGCTCCATCAGGCGGGAATGGATCTTCGGAGTTGTTTGGTGCAATTTCTCAGCCCTGCTCTACATGCTGATCAGCTCAGCCAGCATGCTTACTCTTGGACTCATAGCTATAGACCG GTACTATGCTGTCCTTTACCCAATGGTTTACCCGATGAAGATAACAGGCAACAGAGCAGTGGTAGCTCTTGT TGCCATTTGCCATCCACTAATTTATGGACTGTGGAACAAGACAGTGCGCAAGGAACTGCTAGGAATGTGCTTTGGGGATCGATATTATCGCGAGTCCTTTGTTCAGCGGCATAGGACATCAAGGTTATTCAGTATTTCCAATAGGATCACAG ATTTGGGACTATCTCCTCATCTCACCGCCCTCATGGCAGGTGGGCGGCCAttaggaaacagcagcagcacaggagacaCAGGTTTCAGCTGCTCACAGGATTCAG GAACAGATGCAATGCTTCTTGAAGATTATAGCTCAGATGGCCCTCATGCCCCACACTGCATCTGTCCCCCTCGAAGAAGGAGTTCAGTGACGTTTGAAGATGAAGTAGAGCAAATTAAAGGTGGGTTTAGGG aagctgCAAAGAATTCTGTTCTTCATGTAAAAGCCGAAGTCCATAAATCTCTGGACAGCTATGCATCCAGTTTAGCAAGAGCTATTGAAGCTGATGTGAAAATCAGTTTGTTTGGGGAAGATGCTTTACCAGGAGCTCTGTTCCCTATGCGGACTCTTCCAGGGAGCAGTATGAACACACGGCGTGGCGTCAGGCCCCATGCTGGCCAAAGACTTCAGTTGCAGAGCATCGATGAAGGGAGTATTTGA
- the GPR161 gene encoding G-protein coupled receptor 161 isoform X2 has translation MSSNSSLSNVKGLRNLTTQDDGAVRVTESIAIIVIAIFICLGNLVIVVTLYRKSYLLTLSNKFVFSLTLSNFLLSVLVLPFVVTSSIRREWIFGVVWCNFSALLYMLISSASMLTLGLIAIDRYYAVLYPMVYPMKITGNRAVVALVYVWLHSLIGCLPPLFGWSSLEFDQFKWMCVAAWHKEAGYTAFWQIWCALLPFMVMMICYGFIFRVARIKARKIHCGSVVIVEEDSQRNGRKNSSTSTSSSGSRRNAFQGVVYSANQCKAFITILVVIGAFVITWGPYMVVITSEALWGKNSISPALETLATWLSFSSAICHPLIYGLWNKTVRKELLGMCFGDRYYRESFVQRHRTSRLFSISNRITDLGLSPHLTALMAGGRPLGNSSSTGDTGFSCSQDSGTDAMLLEDYSSDGPHAPHCICPPRRRSSVTFEDEVEQIKEAAKNSVLHVKAEVHKSLDSYASSLARAIEADVKISLFGEDALPGALFPMRTLPGSSMNTRRGVRPHAGQRLQLQSIDEGSI, from the exons ATGAGCAGCAATTCTTCCCTCAGCAATGTGAAGGGCCTGAGGAACCTCACCACGCAGGATGACGGGGCAGTCAGAGTCACAGAGTCCATTGCTATAATCGTCATTGCTATTTTCATCtgtttgggcaacctggtgaTTGTCGTCACTCTCTATCGGAAGTCTTACCTTCTCACGTTGAGCAACAAGTTTGTGTTCAGCCTGACCCTCTCCAACTTTCTGCTCTCTGTACTGGTGCTACCTTTTGTTGTCACCAGCTCCATCAGGCGGGAATGGATCTTCGGAGTTGTTTGGTGCAATTTCTCAGCCCTGCTCTACATGCTGATCAGCTCAGCCAGCATGCTTACTCTTGGACTCATAGCTATAGACCG GTACTATGCTGTCCTTTACCCAATGGTTTACCCGATGAAGATAACAGGCAACAGAGCAGTGGTAGCTCTTGTGTATGTGTGGCTACATTCCCTTAttggctgcctgcctcccctctTTGGCTGGTCGTCTTTGGAGTTTGACCAATTCAAGTGGATGTGTGTGGCGGCCTGGCATAAAGAGGCTGGCTACACCGCCTTTTGGCAGATCTGGTGCGCGTTGCTGCCTTTCATGGTCATGATGATCTGCTATGGATTCATATTCCGTGTGGCAAGGATTAAGGCCCGTAAAATCCACTGTGGTAGCGTCGTCATTGTGGAGGAGGACTCCCAGAGGAATGGGAGGAAAAACTCCAGCACCTCCACATCCTCTTCTGGCAGCAGAAGGAACGCTTTCCAAGGGGTTGTCTACTCAGCCAACCAGTGCAAAGCTTTCATAACCATCTTGGTTGTCATCGGTGCTTTTGTGATTACATGGGGGCCTTACATGGTAGTAATTACATCAGAggcactttggggaaaaaatagtatttcccCTGCCTTGGAGACATTAGCTACGTGGTTGTCCTTTTCCAGTGCCATTTGCCATCCACTAATTTATGGACTGTGGAACAAGACAGTGCGCAAGGAACTGCTAGGAATGTGCTTTGGGGATCGATATTATCGCGAGTCCTTTGTTCAGCGGCATAGGACATCAAGGTTATTCAGTATTTCCAATAGGATCACAG ATTTGGGACTATCTCCTCATCTCACCGCCCTCATGGCAGGTGGGCGGCCAttaggaaacagcagcagcacaggagacaCAGGTTTCAGCTGCTCACAGGATTCAG GAACAGATGCAATGCTTCTTGAAGATTATAGCTCAGATGGCCCTCATGCCCCACACTGCATCTGTCCCCCTCGAAGAAGGAGTTCAGTGACGTTTGAAGATGAAGTAGAGCAAATTAAAG aagctgCAAAGAATTCTGTTCTTCATGTAAAAGCCGAAGTCCATAAATCTCTGGACAGCTATGCATCCAGTTTAGCAAGAGCTATTGAAGCTGATGTGAAAATCAGTTTGTTTGGGGAAGATGCTTTACCAGGAGCTCTGTTCCCTATGCGGACTCTTCCAGGGAGCAGTATGAACACACGGCGTGGCGTCAGGCCCCATGCTGGCCAAAGACTTCAGTTGCAGAGCATCGATGAAGGGAGTATTTGA
- the GPR161 gene encoding G-protein coupled receptor 161 isoform X3 gives MLISSASMLTLGLIAIDRYYAVLYPMVYPMKITGNRAVVALVYVWLHSLIGCLPPLFGWSSLEFDQFKWMCVAAWHKEAGYTAFWQIWCALLPFMVMMICYGFIFRVARIKARKIHCGSVVIVEEDSQRNGRKNSSTSTSSSGSRRNAFQGVVYSANQCKAFITILVVIGAFVITWGPYMVVITSEALWGKNSISPALETLATWLSFSSAICHPLIYGLWNKTVRKELLGMCFGDRYYRESFVQRHRTSRLFSISNRITDLGLSPHLTALMAGGRPLGNSSSTGDTGFSCSQDSGTDAMLLEDYSSDGPHAPHCICPPRRRSSVTFEDEVEQIKGGFREAAKNSVLHVKAEVHKSLDSYASSLARAIEADVKISLFGEDALPGALFPMRTLPGSSMNTRRGVRPHAGQRLQLQSIDEGSI, from the exons ATGCTGATCAGCTCAGCCAGCATGCTTACTCTTGGACTCATAGCTATAGACCG GTACTATGCTGTCCTTTACCCAATGGTTTACCCGATGAAGATAACAGGCAACAGAGCAGTGGTAGCTCTTGTGTATGTGTGGCTACATTCCCTTAttggctgcctgcctcccctctTTGGCTGGTCGTCTTTGGAGTTTGACCAATTCAAGTGGATGTGTGTGGCGGCCTGGCATAAAGAGGCTGGCTACACCGCCTTTTGGCAGATCTGGTGCGCGTTGCTGCCTTTCATGGTCATGATGATCTGCTATGGATTCATATTCCGTGTGGCAAGGATTAAGGCCCGTAAAATCCACTGTGGTAGCGTCGTCATTGTGGAGGAGGACTCCCAGAGGAATGGGAGGAAAAACTCCAGCACCTCCACATCCTCTTCTGGCAGCAGAAGGAACGCTTTCCAAGGGGTTGTCTACTCAGCCAACCAGTGCAAAGCTTTCATAACCATCTTGGTTGTCATCGGTGCTTTTGTGATTACATGGGGGCCTTACATGGTAGTAATTACATCAGAggcactttggggaaaaaatagtatttcccCTGCCTTGGAGACATTAGCTACGTGGTTGTCCTTTTCCAGTGCCATTTGCCATCCACTAATTTATGGACTGTGGAACAAGACAGTGCGCAAGGAACTGCTAGGAATGTGCTTTGGGGATCGATATTATCGCGAGTCCTTTGTTCAGCGGCATAGGACATCAAGGTTATTCAGTATTTCCAATAGGATCACAG ATTTGGGACTATCTCCTCATCTCACCGCCCTCATGGCAGGTGGGCGGCCAttaggaaacagcagcagcacaggagacaCAGGTTTCAGCTGCTCACAGGATTCAG GAACAGATGCAATGCTTCTTGAAGATTATAGCTCAGATGGCCCTCATGCCCCACACTGCATCTGTCCCCCTCGAAGAAGGAGTTCAGTGACGTTTGAAGATGAAGTAGAGCAAATTAAAGGTGGGTTTAGGG aagctgCAAAGAATTCTGTTCTTCATGTAAAAGCCGAAGTCCATAAATCTCTGGACAGCTATGCATCCAGTTTAGCAAGAGCTATTGAAGCTGATGTGAAAATCAGTTTGTTTGGGGAAGATGCTTTACCAGGAGCTCTGTTCCCTATGCGGACTCTTCCAGGGAGCAGTATGAACACACGGCGTGGCGTCAGGCCCCATGCTGGCCAAAGACTTCAGTTGCAGAGCATCGATGAAGGGAGTATTTGA